A stretch of Carnobacterium iners DNA encodes these proteins:
- a CDS encoding DUF3991 domain-containing protein — protein sequence MEVLSAETFATKNVENQKKKDFIYTINTVEDTSRIERYLAKRGISTYLTGLFIGLGLISQDDKGNVVFNWLKDQELVGYTLNGVYKYKDQKTGKRKYYKKIGANSELNYGFVFTFGTKNKAENLYIFESEIDLRFFND from the coding sequence ATGGAAGTTCTTTCAGCAGAAACTTTTGCTACTAAAAATGTTGAAAACCAAAAAAAGAAAGATTTTATTTATACTATTAATACTGTCGAAGATACTTCCAGAATAGAACGGTACTTAGCTAAACGAGGTATTAGTACTTACTTAACTGGTTTATTTATTGGTTTAGGGTTAATTAGTCAAGATGATAAAGGTAATGTTGTCTTTAACTGGTTAAAAGATCAGGAGCTAGTAGGTTACACGTTAAACGGAGTTTATAAATATAAGGATCAAAAAACAGGTAAACGTAAGTATTATAAAAAAATTGGTGCTAATTCAGAATTAAATTATGGATTTGTCTTTACTTTTGGCACTAAAAATAAAGCTGAAAATTTATATATTTTTGAAAGTGAAATAGACTTACGATTTTTTAATGACTAG
- a CDS encoding alpha/beta fold hydrolase — MNKWIKRILLFILIIFVSISILPYLFTVKTSGPTNEKPFIESSFQNIDTIDLHYRFYSPITDEAKGKIIMVHGLGGSTFSWRNNVQQLQDEGYLVLTVDLPGFGYSDKSLGTDHSQEARSELLWSLLDTIDLSLAEDTGKLDWTLVGHSMGGGTVSAMAMNRSEDTEKLVLVSGALFDNNPSAIPNLIYYAPIRRAIDVVYSNVILTNTRIESFLSSAYGRNPSKKEVEGYLNALKLSETPSFIPNFLKTTKSKPLEKLEKNKIPILFLTGENDTWVPEEQYKKLKELIPRTKVNVIEGAAHCSMETHPKEFNSLLLDFIEEKD; from the coding sequence ATGAACAAATGGATTAAGAGAATTCTTCTATTTATATTAATTATTTTTGTATCAATAAGTATTTTGCCTTATTTATTTACTGTTAAAACGTCTGGTCCAACAAATGAAAAGCCTTTTATCGAAAGTAGCTTCCAAAATATAGATACTATCGATCTTCATTATCGTTTTTATTCACCAATAACAGATGAAGCAAAAGGGAAAATAATAATGGTTCATGGTCTTGGAGGATCAACTTTCTCGTGGCGAAATAACGTTCAGCAGTTACAAGATGAAGGTTATCTCGTACTTACGGTAGATTTACCTGGTTTCGGATACAGTGACAAAAGTTTAGGTACAGACCACAGCCAAGAAGCGAGAAGCGAGCTTTTATGGAGTCTATTAGACACTATTGATTTATCTTTAGCCGAAGATACCGGAAAATTAGATTGGACACTTGTAGGACATTCCATGGGTGGTGGGACCGTTTCAGCTATGGCGATGAATCGATCAGAAGACACCGAAAAGCTCGTTTTAGTTTCAGGTGCATTATTTGATAACAACCCTTCAGCTATTCCAAATTTAATTTATTATGCTCCAATTAGAAGAGCAATAGATGTTGTCTATAGTAATGTTATACTGACGAATACGAGAATAGAATCTTTTCTTTCTTCAGCTTATGGTAGAAATCCCTCTAAAAAAGAAGTTGAGGGCTACCTTAATGCGTTAAAATTAAGTGAAACGCCTAGTTTTATTCCAAATTTTCTTAAAACAACTAAAAGCAAGCCTCTTGAAAAACTTGAAAAAAATAAAATCCCTATTCTCTTTCTTACCGGAGAGAACGACACATGGGTTCCTGAAGAACAATATAAAAAACTTAAAGAGCTTATTCCAAGGACTAAAGTAAACGTCATTGAAGGCGCAGCTCATTGTTCAATGGAAACCCACCCTAAAGAATTTAATAGCCTATTGTTAGATTTTATCGAAGAAAAAGACTAG